The window TTAGCGGATATCACACAACGTGCTATCGAAGTTCTGTCGAATGTGGACATCATTGCCGCTGAGGATACTCGACATACGGGCAAATTACTGTCTCACTTCAATATTCAAACCAAAACTTTCGCGCTACACGATCATAATGAGCAGCAAAAGGCGCAAGTTTTAGTTGAAAAGCTACTATCAGGTCAGTCAATTGCATTGGTCTCTGACGCTGGTACGCCGCTAATAAGCGATCCAGGATACCACTTGGTAACAAAATGTCGTCAAGCGGGCGTAAGAGTTGTGCCTCTTCCTGGTGCGTGTGCGGTCATCACAGCGTTAAGTGCATCGGGCTTACCTTCTGATCGCTTCAGTTTTGAAGGATTTCTACCACCGAAAAGCAAAGGCCGTAAAGATAAGTTTTTGGAAATTGCGTCAGTGGAACGCACTTGTATCTTCTATGAATCACCGCATCGCATTTTAGACTCTCTACAAGATATGTTAGACGTTCTTGGTCCAGAACGAGAAGTTGTCTTGGCGCGAGAGCTAACCAAAACCTTTGAAACCATTCAGGGAATGCCGTTAGGCGAACTGATTGAGTGGGTAAAAAGCGATGATAACCAACAGCGCGGTGAGATGGTTCTGCTTATCCACGGCCACCGCGATTCAACTGAAGATACGTTGCCAGATGAAGCAACCCGTACGCTGGGCATATTGACGAAAGAGCTGCCATTGAAGAAAGCCGCAGCACTTGCCGCAGAGATCTACAGCCTCAAGAAAAACGCACTGTATAAGTGGGGCTTGGAGAATCTTGGCTAGAAGTTTGTAGAGCGCTAACGCTTCGGGAACGCTTCGCTTCGAGAGTCGGGAATCGAGAAGTGCGCATTGGTCGTTTCCTGCAAGAGCCTTTAGTTTACAGAGCTATTTGGATAAGACTAATAAGGGGAGTCGTTAACGCGGCTCCCTTTTTGTTTGATGAGCTCTCGCGCTTTTAGAATGCTTCGCTTCGAGAGGTGCGCGTTGGTAGTTTCCTGTGTGAGGGCAGTTTGCTTTTAGGTTTACATAGATAAGGCTAATAAAGTGCGTTGTTAATATGGCTATGCATTTATTTTCCAACTTTACTTTCAAAGTCCCTCTCGGAGCATCATGTTCCCGAATCCCGAATCCCGAATCCCGAATCCCGAATCCCGAATCCCGAAACGCAGTTCTCCACTTTCTTTCTCTCGGAGCGAAGCGTTCTCGCCTCCCGAAACGAAGTGCCTCTATGTATCGCTGTCTTTTTGACCACTTAACCAACCATTTTCAGCAATTCTGTGATCTCACTAGACTCTGGGGGGATAACTCTATACAATCCGCCCTCGGAGCTGACTGGGTAGTCGCTGCTTTGTTGATGTCCTTCGGGAGACTGACGTCGAAGTCCCTTTGGGAGACTGACGTTGACGTCCTTCGGGAGACTGACAAAGGGGAGGAAAGTCCGGGCTTCATAGAGCAAGGTGCCAGGTAACGCCTGGGGGGCGCAAGCCTACGACAAGTGCAGCAGAGAGAAGACCGCCGATGGCCCTAGGGCACAGGTAAGGGTGAAAGGGTGCGGTAAGAGCGCACCGGACGACTAGTAATAGTTCGTAGCAGGGTAAACTCCACCTGAAGCAAGACCAAATAGGCCTTCACATTGCGTTGCTCGCGTAAGGAGGCGGGTAGGTTGCTCGAGCCAGTGAGTGATTGCTGGCCTAGACGAATGGCTACCGCCGCGCAAGCGGAACAGAACCCGGCTTATGTGTCGGCTCCACCTATTCGAGACCCATCTCTACTTCGGTAGTGATGGGTTTTTTGCATTTAATTGACGCAAACTATGTCATTACCAATAAACT is drawn from Vibrio campbellii CAIM 519 = NBRC 15631 = ATCC 25920 and contains these coding sequences:
- the rsmI gene encoding 16S rRNA (cytidine(1402)-2'-O)-methyltransferase, which codes for MTDKNKLPNEGPTLYIVPTPIGNLADITQRAIEVLSNVDIIAAEDTRHTGKLLSHFNIQTKTFALHDHNEQQKAQVLVEKLLSGQSIALVSDAGTPLISDPGYHLVTKCRQAGVRVVPLPGACAVITALSASGLPSDRFSFEGFLPPKSKGRKDKFLEIASVERTCIFYESPHRILDSLQDMLDVLGPEREVVLARELTKTFETIQGMPLGELIEWVKSDDNQQRGEMVLLIHGHRDSTEDTLPDEATRTLGILTKELPLKKAAALAAEIYSLKKNALYKWGLENLG